A segment of the uncultured Desulfobulbus sp. genome:
CTCCCGCAGACCGCTGTTGCCGCTGAGCGCCTGCGCATGCAGTTCCGGGTAGCCGCCGCCGAGATAGAGGCCATCGAGCCGGGGCGGCAAGGCGGATTCGTGCAGGGGGCTGAAGAAGAGCAGTTCCGCGCCGGCCTCAACGAGCAGGTCGAGGTTGTCCTCGTAGTAGAAGCAAAAAGCTCCATCGCGGGCCACCCCGATGCGCACCGGTGAACCGCCTTCCACCAGGGGGATGGGCGTCGGTTCGGCCACGGCAATTCGTTGTCCGGCGATCTTGAGCAGCAGGTCCAGATCCAGGTGGTTTTCGATCAGATCGATCAACTGCTCCAGGCCTGCGCCTTTGAGCGGGTGTTCCTCGCCCATGTGCAGGCCGAGGTGGCGCGAGGGAATCGACACCGCCTCGTTGCGGGGGAGAAAGCCGATGAGCGGCAGGTCGCAGTGGGCACTGACGGCCTCGGCGATCATCTGCCGGTGCTTGTCCGAGCCGACCCGGTTGCAGATGATGCCCGAGAGCCGCAATCCCGGATCCAGGGTGGCGAAACCGTGGGCCACCGCGGCCACGCTCTCGGCCGCCGAGCGGACATCGATCACCAGGATGGTCGGCAGGTCGAGGGTCTTGGCCAGATGGGCCGCCGAGCCCTCGCCGCCGTCAAAAAGGCCCATCACCCCTTCGACCACCGCACAATCGCAGCCTGCCCCGTTTTTGTGAAAGCTGTGCCGCACGAAGTCAGCCCCGCACATGCGTACATCCAGATTGCGCGAGACGCGGCCGGTCACCATCCGGTGCAGGCTCGGATCGATGAAGTCCGGGCCGCACTTGAAAGGCTGGATCGCCAGGCCGCGACGCGCAAGAGCCGCCATCACCCCCAGGGTGAGGGTGGTCTTGCCGCACCCCGAATGGGTGCCGGCGATGAGCAGGGCCGGAAAACTCATAACCGGGAAACCCCTTCCTGAGCATAGTCGGGATAGAGCAGCGACTTGACAAAGGCTATGCCGTCGAGCAGCTCCAGGGTCGGTCGGGAAACCATCTCCTCGGAGACGAGGAAGACCTGGCCCTCGTGGACCGCCTTGATCACCGAGAAGCCGGGTTCATGGAGGATGTCATCCACGCTGATCGGGTTCATCCGTCCGCTCTGGGCTAGGTAGAGATCTATTTTGTCCGCCTTGGCCAGGATCCGTTCCTTGCCGTAGGCGGCGATGTTGGTCTCGCGCATCCGGTCGGCATCGGTGGCCACGTTGACCCCGCCCGCCGATTCCAGGACGAACATGGCCATGGAGGTGGGGGCAAAGGTCTTCATCTGGCGGTGGATGGCCTCGAAATAGACCCGTTTGCGCCGATCCTGGGGGATGAGACGCAGGGAGTTGGTGATGGCCGCCAGGCGGGTGTTAAAGGTTGCCACCATGTTCTCGGCCTGCTGTTCATGACCGGTGAGCCGACCCAGGTCCCGCCAGTACTGAAAGAGTTCCGAGGCCTCGGTGGGTTGGAGGGAAACCACGCGAACGCCGTTTTTTTCCAGGATGCGCACCAGGTTGGGATAGCTGCGGCTGATCATCGGGCGGATGAGCACCAAATCCGGTTTGAGCGCCAGCAAGCGTTCTGGATCGTCCTGGAAACGGATCTTGGGGCAACCGGAGAGCTGTCGGTCGCCGGGACTGCAGGCCACGATCTCCCTGTTCAGGCCGAGTTCGATCAGGTTGGTGGTGTGGGCCGGATAGAGCGAGATAATGCGCGCAAAGGGTTTGTTAAAGACGACGGTTTTGTTCTCGCTGTCGGTCAGTGAGGCGGCCGAGGCCAGGGCGGCGCCGAGAAGAACCAGGCACAATGCGGAAAGAAGGGATGAAAGTCGCATGAAAGGGTGTCAACGATTAGGGGTTGTGCGGCAGGCGAAAGCTGACCTGTCGGCAGTTGGTAAAGGGATTGGGGCGGACTTCGGCTTCCACGCCGTAGACCGCCGCGATGTTTTCCGGGGTGAGCACCTCATCGGTGGGGCCTTGGCAGACGATCGATCCGTTTTTGAGAAAGATCAGCTGGTCGCAGAAAAAGGAGGCCAGGTTGAGATCGTGCATCACCGACACCACCTGCAGGTCCCGGGTTTCAAAGCGGTTGCGGATCAGGTGGAGTATTTCCAGGCTGTGATGAATATCGAGGTTGGAGGTGGCCTCGTCCAGGAGCAGGACCTGCGGTTTCTGGGCAATGGCGCGGGCCACGGCCACGCGCTGTTTTTCGCCGCCGGAGAGCCGGGTGACCGAGCGGTTTTCGAGATGGGCGATGCCGGTCAGCCTCAGGGACTCATCGATCAGGAACTGTTCCTCTGCATTGGGAGCGGCAAACCGGTGCAGATGGGGATGGAGGCCCATCTCCACCACCTCGCGCACCGAATAGCCGAAGCGGACCATGAAATCCTGGGGAACCAGGGCGAGCAACCTGGCCAGCTGCTTCTTGGGCCAGGCCTGCAGCGATTGGCCAAGAAACGCAATGGTGCCGGAGTTGGGCTGCAGCAGCCCTCCCATGAGGTCGAGCAGGGTGGTCTTGCCGCTGCCGTTGGGACCGAGGATGCCGTAGCACGAGCCGCGCTTGAGTTCAAGGTTGACCTCGTTCAGGACCGGAGTCCCGTTGTATTGAAAACAGACATCCTCAAGCCGCCAAAGGAGATCTGCATGCTCAGAAATCACTCTTGCCATCCTGTTGCCGTCGCTTGAAGAGGATACAGAAAAAAGGTCCGCCCAACAGGGCGGTCAACACGCCGATCGGCACCTCCACCGGGAGAATTGCCCGGGTAAGGGTATCGGCGATCAGCAACAGCAGGCCGCCGGTGAAAAACGAAAGGGGGATCAACAGCCGGTTGTCCGGCCCGACCAGATGGCGGAGCATATGGGGTACGATCAGGCCGACAAAACCGATGATGCCCGACACCGAAACCGCCAGGGCGGTCATCAGGGTGGAGACGGTCAGCAGGATGGTCCGCAATCGCACGGTGTTGATACCAAGGGAGGTGGCGGCCCGGTCGCCGGTGGCCATGATGTTGAGGTCGCGGCTGTAATACATCGCCACCAGGGTGCCGAGCAGGGCAGCGGGCACCAACAGGCCGATACTGCTCCAGGAGGCCCCGGCCAGGCTGCCCATGAGCCAGAAGATGATCAGCCCGACCTGTTCATCGGCGAGAAATTTGAGAAAGCCGATGGCAGCCGAGAGAATCGCGGCAACAATGACCCCCGCCAGAATGAGGCTGGTGGAGGAGAGACTGCGATCGCCGACGGCCAGGTAGAGGACAACCGCCAGGGTGGCAACGCCGCCCAAAAAGGCAAAGATGGGAATCGAGGCTCCGGCGGGCAGGGTGAGGCCGAAGATCTGCAGCACGATCACCAGCGAGGCGCCAAAGGCCGCTCCGGTGGAGATGCCCAGGGTATAGGAATCGGCCAGGGGGTTGAGGAGGATGGCCTGAAAAACGGCGCCGCTCACCCCCAAAAGGCCGCCCACCAGCACGGAGCAGAGGATGCGCGGCATGCGCACATCGGCCACCACGGTCGCCGCAACCGGGTCCAGGTGGGCTGGCTGTCCCTGGGCAATCAGTTTGGACCAGAGAATGGCAAACACATCGGGGATGGAGACCTGGAGAAATCCCAGGGTGGCCGAAAGGGCAATGGTAAACACCAGTGCAGCGATCAGGGGCAGGAACAGCATGGTGCGACGGTCAAAAGCCATCAGCGCAACTCCACACCTGCCTCGGCGGCTGCCTGGGCCGCATGCTGGACAAAGATTGGCGCGACCTGGGGCCCAAGACCGCGGACCTCGGCCAGGACGTCAAAGCCTGCACCCTGGAGAATCGATTGCCAGGAATCCTCCTCTTCGCCGACCAGATCGTTGACCGCATGGTCTCCGGCGACAATGAGAAAGGGCTTGAGCAGGACCTTGGTGATCGTGTGCTGGCGCAGGCTCTCCATGACGTCGTCCAGGTCGGGAAATCCCTCGACCGTGCCGATCAGGGTGAGGACATCGGGATAGAGCTCGCGCATGCGGGCGGCAAATTCGAGGTAGAGCCCGCCCGAGGGGAAATAGTGGTTGCCATGGCCCATGTATACCAGGGCTGCGCCATGGCTGCGGGCCAGCTCGGCATCCGCGGCCAGGACCTCGGCGGCAATGCGGATATCGTCGGCGTAGGCGTGCTTGAGGCTGTAGGTCCCCAGCAGGGGCCGTCCCAAAGCGATGGCTTGGAAGGGTTGCCAACGCGGCTTCATGGTGCGGATGGAACGGAGGCCGCGGACATAGGCGGCAAGGTCGTGGAATTCTTCCGCGGGGGCGATATGGGTGGGCTGAACCACCTGGCGGACATAACCGCGGTCCTGCAGGTTGGCGATGGTGGCGAGTATCCCCTGCACCTTGAGAATCTCTTGGGGGATTTCAGGGTGCTGGCTGAGATAGGCCGGGTCCGCGGCCCGTTTGTGCCAGATGCGGCGGATCTGATTGGAGGTGAACGCAATCCTGACCGGGGTCTGCGGATAGGCCGTGTTGACTGCACGTTGGATGGCCAGCAGATCCTCCAGGGCCGACTCCACCGTGGTCCCGAACATGGCCAGAATTATTGCCTCGCTTTGTTGCACCCGCAGTCCTCCAGTGTCGCAATACAGCACCATGCGGTGCGGCTGACAGGCCGCCCGCAGCCATTGTCGGCGGCCGGAAAACAAAAAAATCCCGGACCATGTTGCATGATCCAGGATGTCCCTTGTTTGCCACTGGAATCTCTTGCCCGGTCAAGTCGCCGTACTGGACGGGGCTGCTGTTCAGGCAGGTCTTCTGACTCCCGGTTCTTCCTCCTTCCGCGCCTTCCCGTTTACACAGTGGCATGATGCGGAATTTGTCCCCGGTTACAGCGGTGGGCCCGTTCCGGCCTTAAACCGGATTCCCTTTTCATCCGTCATGAACGGACACCTGAACCAATGTGCGGCCAATGGTACCTGCCGTGCTCGGTGAAGTCAAGCCGTGATCGTCGATGTCCTGGAAAAAACGACAACTGTTGGTGAGAAGAGGGCCCCCCCGGATGCCGGCGAGCGGCATCCGGGAGTTGCCGCAAAAAACTACTCGAATTTGATCAGGACCTGATCGGCCTCCACGGCCTGGCCCTTCTCGACCTTGATCTCGGAGATCACGCCGTCGATGGGGGAGCCGACGCCGCTTTCCATCTTCATCGATTCGAGGATGACCAGGTTCTGGCCGCGGAAGACGCGTTCCCCCTTTTGCGCCATCACATCGACCACCAGTCCCGGCATGGGGCAGAGCAGTACATTGTTGAGGGCGCTGCTGGCCTTCTCCGGCATGTAGCTCATCATCGCCCACTCCTTGGGGGTGTAGACCTCAAAGAGCCGCGACATGCCGTTGAAAGACACCCACATGAAGGACTTGTCGAACTGGATGCGGAACCGGTAGACTTGGCCGTTGATCACCAGTTTCAGGCGGCGGCGGAAAAATTCGAAGAAGGGGATTTCCACCTGGTAGAGG
Coding sequences within it:
- a CDS encoding cobyrinate a,c-diamide synthase, with the protein product MSFPALLIAGTHSGCGKTTLTLGVMAALARRGLAIQPFKCGPDFIDPSLHRMVTGRVSRNLDVRMCGADFVRHSFHKNGAGCDCAVVEGVMGLFDGGEGSAAHLAKTLDLPTILVIDVRSAAESVAAVAHGFATLDPGLRLSGIICNRVGSDKHRQMIAEAVSAHCDLPLIGFLPRNEAVSIPSRHLGLHMGEEHPLKGAGLEQLIDLIENHLDLDLLLKIAGQRIAVAEPTPIPLVEGGSPVRIGVARDGAFCFYYEDNLDLLVEAGAELLFFSPLHESALPPRLDGLYLGGGYPELHAQALSGNSGLREEIRRFAEAGKPVYAECGGFMYLCHSITDQDGARFPMVGLYPFSARMQPRLRSLGYRQPLVEHDCLLAARGTVLHGHEFHYSTIENADTFPAAYHLADGRSEGFLHHNTLAGYIHLHWGRTPQVAARFVQACRQPR
- a CDS encoding ABC transporter substrate-binding protein, yielding MRLSSLLSALCLVLLGAALASAASLTDSENKTVVFNKPFARIISLYPAHTTNLIELGLNREIVACSPGDRQLSGCPKIRFQDDPERLLALKPDLVLIRPMISRSYPNLVRILEKNGVRVVSLQPTEASELFQYWRDLGRLTGHEQQAENMVATFNTRLAAITNSLRLIPQDRRKRVYFEAIHRQMKTFAPTSMAMFVLESAGGVNVATDADRMRETNIAAYGKERILAKADKIDLYLAQSGRMNPISVDDILHEPGFSVIKAVHEGQVFLVSEEMVSRPTLELLDGIAFVKSLLYPDYAQEGVSRL
- a CDS encoding ABC transporter ATP-binding protein; protein product: MARVISEHADLLWRLEDVCFQYNGTPVLNEVNLELKRGSCYGILGPNGSGKTTLLDLMGGLLQPNSGTIAFLGQSLQAWPKKQLARLLALVPQDFMVRFGYSVREVVEMGLHPHLHRFAAPNAEEQFLIDESLRLTGIAHLENRSVTRLSGGEKQRVAVARAIAQKPQVLLLDEATSNLDIHHSLEILHLIRNRFETRDLQVVSVMHDLNLASFFCDQLIFLKNGSIVCQGPTDEVLTPENIAAVYGVEAEVRPNPFTNCRQVSFRLPHNP
- a CDS encoding iron ABC transporter permease, coding for MAFDRRTMLFLPLIAALVFTIALSATLGFLQVSIPDVFAILWSKLIAQGQPAHLDPVAATVVADVRMPRILCSVLVGGLLGVSGAVFQAILLNPLADSYTLGISTGAAFGASLVIVLQIFGLTLPAGASIPIFAFLGGVATLAVVLYLAVGDRSLSSTSLILAGVIVAAILSAAIGFLKFLADEQVGLIIFWLMGSLAGASWSSIGLLVPAALLGTLVAMYYSRDLNIMATGDRAATSLGINTVRLRTILLTVSTLMTALAVSVSGIIGFVGLIVPHMLRHLVGPDNRLLIPLSFFTGGLLLLIADTLTRAILPVEVPIGVLTALLGGPFFCILFKRRQQDGKSDF
- a CDS encoding sirohydrochlorin cobaltochelatase, which gives rise to MFSGRRQWLRAACQPHRMVLYCDTGGLRVQQSEAIILAMFGTTVESALEDLLAIQRAVNTAYPQTPVRIAFTSNQIRRIWHKRAADPAYLSQHPEIPQEILKVQGILATIANLQDRGYVRQVVQPTHIAPAEEFHDLAAYVRGLRSIRTMKPRWQPFQAIALGRPLLGTYSLKHAYADDIRIAAEVLAADAELARSHGAALVYMGHGNHYFPSGGLYLEFAARMRELYPDVLTLIGTVEGFPDLDDVMESLRQHTITKVLLKPFLIVAGDHAVNDLVGEEEDSWQSILQGAGFDVLAEVRGLGPQVAPIFVQHAAQAAAEAGVELR